From one Luteolibacter sp. SL250 genomic stretch:
- a CDS encoding cysteine desulfurase: protein MFSEDEIRHHFPILDRKINGQPLVYLDNAATTQKPMEVLFASKHYYEAMNSNIHRGTHYLARLATEGFEKARKTVADHLNAASTDEIIFTSGTTDGINLVADVLALSGTIGAGDEILISTLEHHSNIVPWQMLCQRTGAELKVIPCDDDGVLDQEGFRALLNGRTKVLAIGWISNAFGTVHPVAEMTAAAKAAGVPYVLLDAAQATPHVKMDVQAVGADFVALSGHKVYANTGIGVLWGRADVLNALPPWRGGGEMIKEVTFAGTTYNDLPFKYEAGTPNIEGAIALEAALDFVNQIGVGEIAAHEHDLIQAAAAGLAEIPDVRLYGPADRAGALSFNIAGIHHYDLGTLLDQMGVAVRTGHHCCQPLMARFGISGTTRASFAVYNTLADVEIFVASVRKAVGMLR, encoded by the coding sequence ATGTTTTCCGAAGACGAGATCCGCCACCATTTCCCCATCCTGGACCGCAAGATCAACGGGCAGCCGCTGGTCTATCTCGACAACGCGGCCACGACCCAGAAGCCGATGGAGGTCCTGTTCGCCTCGAAGCACTACTACGAGGCGATGAACTCGAACATCCACCGGGGTACCCACTATCTGGCCCGGCTGGCGACGGAGGGATTCGAGAAAGCCCGGAAAACCGTGGCCGACCACCTGAACGCCGCTTCCACGGACGAGATCATCTTCACCTCCGGCACCACGGACGGCATCAACCTGGTGGCGGACGTGCTCGCGCTTTCCGGAACCATCGGCGCGGGGGATGAGATCCTCATTTCCACGCTGGAGCACCACTCGAACATCGTGCCATGGCAGATGCTCTGCCAGCGGACGGGTGCGGAGCTGAAGGTCATCCCCTGCGATGACGATGGGGTGCTGGACCAGGAAGGGTTCCGCGCGCTGCTGAACGGCAGGACGAAGGTGCTGGCTATCGGCTGGATCTCGAACGCCTTCGGTACCGTGCACCCGGTGGCGGAAATGACGGCGGCCGCGAAGGCGGCGGGCGTGCCGTATGTCCTGCTGGATGCCGCGCAGGCCACACCTCATGTGAAAATGGATGTGCAGGCCGTGGGCGCGGATTTCGTCGCCCTGTCCGGACACAAGGTTTATGCGAACACCGGAATCGGCGTCCTGTGGGGCCGGGCTGACGTGTTGAATGCCCTGCCGCCATGGCGCGGGGGCGGTGAGATGATCAAGGAGGTCACCTTCGCCGGCACCACCTACAACGACCTTCCCTTCAAATACGAAGCCGGCACTCCGAACATCGAGGGTGCCATCGCCCTTGAAGCCGCACTGGATTTCGTGAACCAGATCGGCGTCGGGGAGATCGCGGCTCACGAGCACGATCTGATCCAGGCGGCGGCGGCCGGACTTGCGGAGATTCCGGACGTCCGTCTCTACGGTCCTGCCGACAGAGCGGGCGCGCTGTCCTTCAACATCGCGGGCATCCACCACTATGACCTCGGGACGCTGCTCGACCAGATGGGCGTGGCGGTGAGGACCGGCCACCATTGCTGCCAGCCGCTGATGGCCAGATTCGGCATCTCCGGCACCACCCGGGCGTCCTTCGCGGTCTACAACACCCTGGCGGACGTCGAAATTTTCGTCGCATCGGTCCGGAAGGCCGTCGGCATGCTCCGCTGA